The following proteins are co-located in the Vicia villosa cultivar HV-30 ecotype Madison, WI unplaced genomic scaffold, Vvil1.0 ctg.002672F_1_1, whole genome shotgun sequence genome:
- the LOC131639506 gene encoding bidirectional sugar transporter SWEET2-like, translating to MSLFNAYPIFELGKDAAGIAGNIFAFGLFVSPIPTFRRIITNGSTELFSGLPYIYSLLNCLICLWYGTPLISIDNLLVTTVNSIGAAFQLVYILLFLIYAEKPRKVRMFGLLLAVFGIFVVILVGSLKISDSSMRRMFVGCLSCASLISMFASPLFIINLVIRTKSVEFMPFFLSLSTFLMSVSFFLYGLLSDDVFIYVPNGIGTGLAMIQLVLYFYFKRSSCDDSREPLIVSYG from the exons ATGTCTCTGTTTAATGCTTACCCCATTTTTGAACTTGGTAAAGATGCAGCTGGAATTGCTG GTAACATCTTTGCATTTGGGTTATTTGTTTCCCCAAT ACCTACATTTAGGAGAATTATCACAAATGGGTCAACGGAATTGTTCTCAGGATTGCCATATATTTATTCTCTATTGAATTGCTTGATTTGTTTGTGGTATGGAACTCCTCTTATATCAATTGATAATCTCTTGGTTACCACCGTTAATTCAATTGGAGCAGCTTTTCAGCTTGTGTATATTCTCTTATTTTTAATCTATGCTGAGAAACCAAGAAAG GTGAGAATGTTTGGATTATTGCTGGCGGTTTTCGGTATATTTGTTGTCATACTGGTTGGGAGCTTGAAAATAAGTGATAGTTCTATGCGCCGAATGTTTGTTGGATGCTTGAGTTGTGCTTCTCTGATTTCAATGTTTGCATCTCCGTTGTTTATCATT AATTTGGTCATTCGCACTAAGAGTGTTGAGTTTATGCCGTTTTTTCTTTCGCTTTCGACCTTCTTAATGAGCGTTTCCTTCTTTCTTTATGGATTACTCAGTGATGATGTCTTCATTTAT GTACCAAATGGGATAGGTACCGGTTTGGCAATGATACAATTGGTATTATACTTCTATTTCAAGAGATCATCTTGCGATGACTCAAGAGAACCCTTGATAGTTTCATATGGATAA